Proteins encoded by one window of Cervus canadensis isolate Bull #8, Minnesota chromosome 18, ASM1932006v1, whole genome shotgun sequence:
- the LOC122421408 gene encoding zinc finger protein 529 isoform X2: MDHELVTFRDVVISFSQEEWEYLDFAQRDLYWDVMMENYCNLVSLDLESKYDTKTLSVEKDILEKNNSQWEVIENSKLVGFQNSIFRNDWQSKRKIEVQRPEVGCFSQIKIISEKVPSYKNHKFLTLHQRFHDSKKPFEYKQYGKVLSCELSIDEYEKIHSGKKTSECSKYWETFGVDDPHTLQLNIHTGVKPCKCMEYGNVFSFYEDLSVHHDDQKCYKCKEYGRTFRRIEEITSFQRIHDCEKPYECTFCGKSFRVHTQLTRHQKIHTDEKPYKCMECGKDFRFHSQLTEHQRIHTGEKPYKCIQCEKVFRISSQLIEHQRIHTGEKPYACKQCGKTFGVCRELARHQRIHTGKKPYECKACGKVFRNSSSLTRHQRIHTGEKPYKCKECGKAFGVGSELTRHQRIHSGQKPYECKECGKFFRLTSALIQHQRIHSGEKPYECKVCEKAFRHSSALTEHQRIHTGEKPYECKACGKAFRHSSSFTKHQRTHNGKKPYECKECGNAFSMGRHLT, encoded by the exons ATGGACCAT GAACTGGTGACATTCAGGGATGTGGTCATCAGCTTCTCTCAGGAGGAGTGGGAATATCTGGATTTTGCTCAGAGGGACTTGTACTGGGATGTGATGATGGAAAATTACTGCAACTTGGTCTCACTGG ACTTGGAATCCAAGTATGACACAAAGACTTTATCTGTAGAAAAGGacattcttgaaaaaaataattctcagtGGGAAGTAATAGAAAACAGTAAATTAGTTGGCTTTCAGAACTCCATTTTTAGAAATGATTGGCAAAGCAAAAGGAAGATTGAAGTACAAAGACCTGAAGTGGGATGTTTCagtcaaataaaaattatctcTGAAAAGGTGCCCAGTTACAAAAATCACAAATTTCTTACATTACATCAGAGATTTCATGATAGCAAGAAGCCCTTCGAATATAAGCAATATGGGAAGGTCCTTAGTTGTGAATTAAGCATTGATGAATATGAGAAAATACATAGTGGTAAAAAAACCTCTGAATGTAGTAAATATTGGGAAACCTTTGGAGTAGATGACCCCCATACCCTACAACTGAATATTCATACTGGTGTGAAACCTTGTAAATGTATGGAATATGGAAATGTATTTAGTTTTTATGAAGACCTTAGTGTACACCATGATGATCAGAAGTGCTATAAATGTAAGGAATATGGAAGGACTTTTAGAAGAATTGAAGAAATCACTTCATTTCAAAGAATTCATGATTGTGAGAAACCATATGAATGCACTTTTTGTGGGAAATCTTTTAGAGTGCATACACAACTTACTAGACATCAGAAAATCCATACTGatgagaaaccttacaaatgtatgGAATGTGGCAAGGATTTTCGATTTCATTCACAGCTAACcgaacatcagagaattcatactggtgagaaaccatACAAATGTATTCAATGTGAGAAGGTCTTTAGAATTAGTTCACAGCTTATtgaacatcagagaattcatactggtgaaAAACCTTATGCATGTAAACAATGTGGGAAGACTTTTGGAGTCTGTAGAGAACTTGCTCGACATCAAAGAATTCATACTGGTAAGAAACCCTATGAATGCAAGGCATGTGGAAAGGTCTTTAGAAATAGTTCATCCCTGACCagacatcagagaattcatactggcgagaaaccatataaatgtaaggaatgtgggaaagctTTTGGAGTAGGTAGTGAACTTACTcgacatcagagaattcacagtggtcagaaaccttatgaatgtaaAGAGTGTGGAAAGTTCTTTAGACTTACTTCAGCTCTTATTCAACATCAAAGAATTCATAGTGGTGAGAAACCATATGAATGTAAGGTATGTGAGAAGGCTTTTAGACACAGTTCAGCCCTTACtgaacatcagagaattcatactggagagaaaccttatgaatgtaaAGCGTGTGGGAAGGCCTTTAGACATAGTTCATCCTTTACAaaacatcagagaactcacaATGGtaagaaaccctatgaatgtaaggaatgtggtaATGCTTTTAGTATGGGCAGGCACCTTACTTGA
- the LOC122421408 gene encoding zinc finger protein 529 isoform X1, giving the protein MAHTSFNGDNLHRTPPAVIPEVEFLDQFFTVLTMDHELVTFRDVVISFSQEEWEYLDFAQRDLYWDVMMENYCNLVSLDLESKYDTKTLSVEKDILEKNNSQWEVIENSKLVGFQNSIFRNDWQSKRKIEVQRPEVGCFSQIKIISEKVPSYKNHKFLTLHQRFHDSKKPFEYKQYGKVLSCELSIDEYEKIHSGKKTSECSKYWETFGVDDPHTLQLNIHTGVKPCKCMEYGNVFSFYEDLSVHHDDQKCYKCKEYGRTFRRIEEITSFQRIHDCEKPYECTFCGKSFRVHTQLTRHQKIHTDEKPYKCMECGKDFRFHSQLTEHQRIHTGEKPYKCIQCEKVFRISSQLIEHQRIHTGEKPYACKQCGKTFGVCRELARHQRIHTGKKPYECKACGKVFRNSSSLTRHQRIHTGEKPYKCKECGKAFGVGSELTRHQRIHSGQKPYECKECGKFFRLTSALIQHQRIHSGEKPYECKVCEKAFRHSSALTEHQRIHTGEKPYECKACGKAFRHSSSFTKHQRTHNGKKPYECKECGNAFSMGRHLT; this is encoded by the exons ATGGCCCATACAAG TTTCAACGGGGACAATCTCCATAGAACTCCTCCTGCTGTCATACCAGAAGTGGAATTCCTCGATCAATTCTTTACAGTTCTAACCATGGACCAT GAACTGGTGACATTCAGGGATGTGGTCATCAGCTTCTCTCAGGAGGAGTGGGAATATCTGGATTTTGCTCAGAGGGACTTGTACTGGGATGTGATGATGGAAAATTACTGCAACTTGGTCTCACTGG ACTTGGAATCCAAGTATGACACAAAGACTTTATCTGTAGAAAAGGacattcttgaaaaaaataattctcagtGGGAAGTAATAGAAAACAGTAAATTAGTTGGCTTTCAGAACTCCATTTTTAGAAATGATTGGCAAAGCAAAAGGAAGATTGAAGTACAAAGACCTGAAGTGGGATGTTTCagtcaaataaaaattatctcTGAAAAGGTGCCCAGTTACAAAAATCACAAATTTCTTACATTACATCAGAGATTTCATGATAGCAAGAAGCCCTTCGAATATAAGCAATATGGGAAGGTCCTTAGTTGTGAATTAAGCATTGATGAATATGAGAAAATACATAGTGGTAAAAAAACCTCTGAATGTAGTAAATATTGGGAAACCTTTGGAGTAGATGACCCCCATACCCTACAACTGAATATTCATACTGGTGTGAAACCTTGTAAATGTATGGAATATGGAAATGTATTTAGTTTTTATGAAGACCTTAGTGTACACCATGATGATCAGAAGTGCTATAAATGTAAGGAATATGGAAGGACTTTTAGAAGAATTGAAGAAATCACTTCATTTCAAAGAATTCATGATTGTGAGAAACCATATGAATGCACTTTTTGTGGGAAATCTTTTAGAGTGCATACACAACTTACTAGACATCAGAAAATCCATACTGatgagaaaccttacaaatgtatgGAATGTGGCAAGGATTTTCGATTTCATTCACAGCTAACcgaacatcagagaattcatactggtgagaaaccatACAAATGTATTCAATGTGAGAAGGTCTTTAGAATTAGTTCACAGCTTATtgaacatcagagaattcatactggtgaaAAACCTTATGCATGTAAACAATGTGGGAAGACTTTTGGAGTCTGTAGAGAACTTGCTCGACATCAAAGAATTCATACTGGTAAGAAACCCTATGAATGCAAGGCATGTGGAAAGGTCTTTAGAAATAGTTCATCCCTGACCagacatcagagaattcatactggcgagaaaccatataaatgtaaggaatgtgggaaagctTTTGGAGTAGGTAGTGAACTTACTcgacatcagagaattcacagtggtcagaaaccttatgaatgtaaAGAGTGTGGAAAGTTCTTTAGACTTACTTCAGCTCTTATTCAACATCAAAGAATTCATAGTGGTGAGAAACCATATGAATGTAAGGTATGTGAGAAGGCTTTTAGACACAGTTCAGCCCTTACtgaacatcagagaattcatactggagagaaaccttatgaatgtaaAGCGTGTGGGAAGGCCTTTAGACATAGTTCATCCTTTACAaaacatcagagaactcacaATGGtaagaaaccctatgaatgtaaggaatgtggtaATGCTTTTAGTATGGGCAGGCACCTTACTTGA